Below is a genomic region from Microbacterium esteraromaticum.
AGCCGCTCGGGCAGAACGTGCTGCAATGCCTCGCCGCAGGTACGGCACTGGTCACCGCCGATGAGGGCGGGCCGGTCGAGTGGGTGCACCACGAGCAGAACGGACTCCGAGTCGCACCGCGCGACGTCGATGCGCTCTCTGCAGCCCTGCGCCGCCTTGCCGACGACCCGCAGCTGCGCATGCGACTGGGCCGCGCGGCCAGGGCGACACCGGGTCTGCTCGACGACGCCGACATCGCGACGATCCACGCGCACCTGTACCGTGACGTGATCGGAACGGCCTACACCGGACGCATGGACCACGTCGATCTCACGCCTGTGCCGATCCCGCTCGAATCGTCGCACCCGATCGCAGCTTTCCAGGCCATCCCCGTCGCCGGAGCGCGGACCACCTGATCGTCTAGGCTGACGGCGTGATCGAGTCTGCGCCGGGTGCGCCCACCTCGCGCCCGACGCCGAGCGTGCCGGGCCGCGCTCGGATTGCGCTCGCACGGGCGGCGGTGCAGGTGATCGCCGACGGCATCGACGTGCGTCTGCTGCACATCAAGGGCGACGCCGTCGACCCTGCTTTGCGCCCCCTGCCGAGACCGGGGTCTGATGTGGATCTGCTCGCCGACCCCGCACGCATCGCCGTGCTGCATCGCGCACTGCTCGCCCACGGCTGGCGGGTGTACAGCACCTTCCGCTTCGGATCGTCATTCGAGCACGCGCAGACCTACACTCACGCGATCTGGGGATATCTCGACCTGCATCGTCGGTTCCCCGGCATCGGGCTTCCCGACCAGGAGGCGTTCGACCAGCTCTGGCAGGACCGCACCCAGCGCGACGCCTGCGGGATCCCCATTCAGACGCCGAGCATCGATGCCCAGCTGCTCATCCTCGTGCTCAACGCCGCGCGCAGCCGCGGCCGGGTGCCAGAGCCCTGGAGTCAGCTCGACGGCGACGGCAGGCGGCGCCTGAACTCGCTCGTCGCGCGGCTGCGCGCCGAGGTCGCGGTCGCAGCCCTCACCGGCGGACTCGACCGTTACCGTCGGCGTCGTGAGCACCTGCTGTGGAGGGTGACCGTGCAGGGCGGGCCCCGGATCGCCGAGTGGTGGGGGCGGATCCTCGCCCAGCCGACGCTGCGCGGACGCCTGAGAGTCACGGCGCAGGCTCCGCTTGTGAACACCGACCGGCTCACCCGCCGGCTCGGGCGTGAGCCGCGACCCCACGAGGTCGTCGTGGAGTTCTTCGCACGGGGCGTGCGCGGCGTTCGCGAGGGCGTGACGATGCTCGTCCGGAAGACGGGCAGGCGATGAGCGACACGCTGCATCCGCATCCGCTCTGCGGAGTCTTCGACGACGGCGCAGAGCTGTATGTGGCGCGTCTGCCCGACGGCCCGATTCTCGCGCTCGACGAGGTGTCGGCGCTGATCTGGCGCTCGGCCGCCTATGGTTCCCGTGCCGACGTTGTCGCGCGGGTCGTTGAGGCGACGGGGGAGGCGCCGGAAGCCGTCCGTCCCTACATCGATGCGTTCCTCGATGACCTGGTGAGCAGGGGGCTTCTCGTCGTCACTCCAGGGGTCTAGCGAGCCTCGTGGGGCGGCGCGCCGAATAGCATGGGGAGGTGACCCCCGCCCTGCTCATCGGCCCTGCTCTGCTGCTCGGTGCCGTGCTCATCGCCAGTGGAGCCCTGAAGCTTCGAACCCCGGCCGACCTGACCGAGTTCGAGCAGCTGGGCGTTCCGACGGCGCTGCGCCGCCCGTGGATCGCCGCCGCTCACCCGTGGGGCGAGCTTCTGCTCGGCGCCGTGCTGCTGGTCGCGGGCGGCTGGCTCGGAGCACTTGCGGCCCTCGCGGCGACGCTGCTCATGGCCGCCTATCTCGTGCTCGTGGCGCGCGCCCGACGGGCCACTCCCGATGCATCGTGCGCCTGTTTCGGCAGCACGAAGAGGATCACCGCGACCACCGTCCTGCGGAACGCGTGGCTCACTCTGCTGGGTGCACTGGCCGCGGTGACGGCATGGTCGCTGCCGCTCATCGGCGGCCCGCTGGCCGCACTCGGCGTCGAAGGATGGGCATGGCTCGTCGTCGTGCTCGCCGGGGCAGCCACCGTCGCGCTGGTGATGTGGCCCGAGCCGGCGGATGCCGGAAACCCCGCGCCGCAGTCATCAGGCGTCGGGAGCGGCATCGCTGCAGACGACGAGCTCGACTACATCCGCTCGATCACCCCGGCCGTGCCGGTGACGCTCGCCGACGGATCGACGCAGACGCTGCGCGAGCTCAGCGGCCGCAAGCCCTTGCTCATGCTCGCGGTCAGCGCGACCTGCGGGTCGTGCACGAGCACGATCGAGAGTCGCGAGCGGTGGCGAGAACTGCTGCCCGAGGTCGACATCCGACTGGTGCTGACCTCCGCCCCCGAGCACAGCCAGCTCGTCGAGCACGAGCATCCGATGTCGATGCACGACTCCGCCAACCACGTCGGCCCTTCGCTCGGGTACTCGTCGACGCCGTCGGCCGTGCTGTTCGGCATGGACGGCATGCTGGCCGGAGGACCGGTCAGCGGGGCCGACGCCATCCGCGACTTCGTGGGCGACGTCTACGAGAGCCTGCACGGCGAGCGTCCTCCCGCCTGACCCTCGAGTCCGCCGGGCTCAGACGCGGAGCCAGTCGCGGATCCGACGGTCGAAGACGGTAGCGTCGAACTCGCGGGCACGAGCGACGATGCCCGCGGGGGAAGGTCTCGCACGCGCTCGACGGCGTCGCGCACGGTGGCATCCGAGAAGTCGGGCACGAGCGCGCCCGACACCCCGTCGAGCACCGTCTCCGCCGTACCGCCGACGTCGCGGGCGATCACCGGCGTCCCTGTGGCCATCGCCTCCACCGGCATGATCCCGAAGTCCTCGACAGCGGGGAACACGAATGCCACGCTGCGGCGGAACAGCGCCACAAGCAGCGCGTGTGACGGCCGGGAGACGACGTGCACCTCGGTGCCGAGCTCGCGCGCCAGCTGTCCCAGGGCATCGCGCTCCGGACCGTCGCCGGCCAGCACGACAGGCAGCCCCGCCGCGGCGCCCGCCCGGATGACCAGATCCAGCCGCTTGTACGATACGAACCGGGAGGCGCCGAGCAGGTACTCCGACGGCAGCGACTCCAGCACGGCGGCATCCCGCTCATCCAGCTGGTGCTCGCCGGTGAACCGGTCGACCTCGACGGGAGGGTGGATCACTCCGGCATCCACGTTCCAGTGCCGTCGGATGCGCTCGCGCACCGCCTCGCTGTTCGCGACGACCGAGTGCGCCTCCTGCGCCCGACGGCGATCGATCGCGCGCAGCGGGGGCGACGCCAGCCGTACGGGCAGCGATCGGCCGCGCTCGTCGAGCTCAGGACTCCAGATGTATCGCGCGGGGGTGTGCACGTAGACGAACTTCGGCGCCTGCCTCGCAGGGCCCGCGAAGCGCGCGTGGTGGGCGAACAGATGCGAGCTGCACAGCACCCACTCCGCGTCGCTGTGACCCAGGTGACGCCACGTCGACGGCTCGAGGGGCAGCGCGAGGGCCTTCCGCCGCCGCAGCGGGGTGCGGGCCAGCCAGGTCTCCGACACCGTCTCGGGCGAGAAACGATCGGGAGCGTCGTTCCAGAGGGCGTGCACCCTGGCATCCGGGAACAACCCGTTCAGCCTCTCGACGACGTTCTCGGCTCCGCCGAAGCGCTCCAGCCACTCGTGGACGATAGCGCCCGTCATCGGCAGGTCCTCCTCAATAGGCGCCGTCGGCCTTCGTCACCGCACGCACGGTGCGCCACAGCAGCAGGAAATCGGTCGTGAGCGACCAGTTCTCAACGTAGTAGAGGTCGAGGCGCACGCTCTCATCCCACGACAGGTTGCTGCGTCCGCTCACCTGCCACAGGCCCGTGATGCCCGGCTTCACCAGGAACCGGCGCCGCATCCAGTCGCCGTACCGGGCGACCTCGCTCGCCAGCGGGGGCCTCGGTCCGACGAGCGACATGTCGCCGCGCAGCACGTTCCAGAGCTGGGGCAGCTCATCGAGGCTGTACCGGCGCAGCGTCTTGCCGATCTTGGTGATCCGGGGATCGTCCTTCATCTTGAACAGCACGCCGTTGCCCTCGTTCTGGTCGAGCAGGCTCGCCAAGTGCTTCTCGGCGTTCGCGGTCATCGAGCGGAACTTGATCATGGCGAAATCGCGGCCGCCGTGGCCGATGCGCTGCTGGCGGAAGAGGGCAGGATGGCCGTCGCGGCGCACGAGCAGGGCGATCGTCAGCAGCACGGGGCTGAGCAGGATCAGCAGCATGGCGCTGACCACGATGTCGAACGCTCTCTTGGTGGCATACCGAATGCCTGTGAACGAGGGGTAGTCGACGTGGATGAGAGGCAGCCCCGCCACCTGGCGAGCGTGAATGCGGGGGCCGGCGATGTCTGTCAGTGCCGGGGCCACGATGAGGTCGACCCGGCGGGACTCGAGATCCCAGCCCAGCTCACGCAGCCGCGCAGGGGAGATCGAGTCGCTTCCCGCGAAGACGACGGTGTCGGCCCCGATGCCCGAGATCGCGGAGGAGACGTCGTCGAAGCCACCCACGCGAGGGATGGAGGGGCTCAGCTCATCCTCCAGGGAATCGGTCAACGCGCCGACGACCACGATGCCTGAGTCGGGTTCGCGAACGATCTGCTCGGCGACGTGCCTCGCCTTGTCGTGCTCGCCGACGACGAGGGCTCGGCGGACGAAGCCGCCCTGCTGGCGGCGGGCCGCCAGCCAGTTCCGCCACGCCCAGCGGCTGACCAGCAGCAGGAATATGCCGATCGGCAGGGCGAGCAGCAGATAGCCGCGGGCGATCTGCAGCTTGAACACGAACGCGAGGATCGCCAGGACGCCGAAGAACCGCAGGCTGGCGTCTGCCACACGGCGGTACTCGGTCGAGCCGTTTCCGATGACCTTCAGATCTCGCGTGCCGTAGACGGCGAGGGCGGCGAGCCAGCCCGCCGCCACGACGACCGAGATGGCGGTGTACGCGATGTCGATCTCGAGTGCGGTGCCGACGTCTGGCAGCACGTCCTCGGTGCTCAATCCGAAGCGTAGCGCCTGGGCCGTGAACACGGTTGCGACGACGATCAGCGTGTCGGTGAACAGCAGACGGGATGCGAACGCACGAAGCCACGTCTCGGCCCGCGGCGCGCGGATCAGCGACATGAAGCTCACCATCTCGCGCCCCACAGCACGATCGCTTTGCAGTTCCCCACCGACGTACCCCATCCCCAGGTCGATAGAGCGTGCCGGCTACTCCCCAGTCAACGGCTGCGCCCGCCGCCGTCCAGTCCTCGAGTAGTGACGTGACGGTGACATTCGGAGTATACCCACGCGCGTAGAACCGCGGAAGGTCGTCTCGGCTCGTGGAGTCAGCGCACGAGGGACCAGCGCGGCACCGGCCACAGGATGACACCGACCCGGCCGACGATCCCGTCGTGCTCGGCCCACCGCCAGCAATCCGACCTCGCGTCGTCGGTGCGGCAGGCGACTGCGGAATCGGCTGAGTTCGAGCGATGATCGCCCAGCATCAGGTACCGCCCTTCCGGCACCGTCACCTCGTCGAAGCAGCGTGCCGAGCGAGGTGCCGTCGTGCAGTCGAGAATGCCCTGGTCGAAAGCGAGATCGTCGTGCACGTAGGGCTCGTCGAGCGGCTCGCCGTCGACGAGGATCTCGCCCTTCGCCGAGCAGCAGGCCACCGTCTGCCCCGGTGTGCCGATCACGCGCTTGACCAGGGTGTGCCGCCCTGAAGGGCCGAAGCCGGTCGCCTCGCCGACCCACCGTGCGAAGGCCTTGAGGGGTGGTTCCTCGGGCGACGTGCCCGTGTCCCACTCGGCGCCGGCGTCGAAGACGATCACATCCCCCTTTTGGGGGTCACCGCCGACATAGGCGAGGCGATCGACCAGCACCCGATCGCCCACCTGCAGCGTCTGCTCCATAGAGCCGGAGGGCACGACGTAGGGTTTCGCCACGAACGTGAGGAGCAGTCCGGTGACGGCGAAAGCCGCGACGAGGTGGAACCAGAAGCTTCCGGTGATCCGGCGCCAGAGCGGCGGCTTCACCGCATCCGGTGCGTCGGCGCTGCGCGCATCCTCCGGGGCGTCCGGCGCAGGGGTGCTCATTCCAGCGCCAGCCGTATGACGCGCTCGACCTGGGCGATCGCAGGCAGCAGCTCGGCGCTCGCCTGCTCGTAGATCTTCGACGACTGGCGGTACGGGTCGATCACGTCGTCGTCTGCGGTCGCCGCCGTGACGCGCATGCCGGTGATCAGGGCGACGGCGTGCGCGACGCGGTCGGCGGGAACGTGATCTCCTCGGTCGGCCGCTGCGCGGATCCGGCCGTCGGACACCGCCTCGGCGAGCCGGGCGAACTCGCGAACAGGCACGACCTGGCGGAGCTTGCCCGGGGTCATCTGCAGCACGATGTCGCGGTGCTCGCGGGTCATCGCGAGCACGAGATCCGCTTCGATCAGCATCGGCTCGACGAGGTAGCGGGCTCGGTGCGCCTGCGCGACGGCGCCGTCGATGCCCGCGCGCGCGGCGAGCTCGAGCGTCTGCGTGGTCATACCGTGCCCGACCAGGGCGTGGGTGCCGGCGCTGTGCACCTCGACGCGGAGATCGCTCAGGCGCTGCCGCAGCAGCGCCTCGGCCAGCGGCGAACGGCAGATGTTGCCTGTGCACACGGTGAGGATCCGGGGGACTGCGCCGGCGGCCATTCTGCGCCGCTCGCGTCGCGTCTGGGCGCGACGAGGAGCAGGGGCGGATGCGGCGGACATGCGTTTCAGCATAGGCCGGGATCGCCCGGGTGGAGGCGATGCGCGCGTGCGGGTGTGGCGCGTGCCCGTGCCGCTGGTCGGCCTTCGCGGGCTACCCGCGCCGTCCGCTCAGCAGCCGGCGCACGCGGCTGATCGCAGCCGCCGGTGCGGCGATCGCCAGCGAGCCCAGCAGCTTCGTGCGGCTCAGAGCCGGCGCCGAAGTGAGGGCACCCCAGTTCGCGTCGAGCACGGCGCCGATCGAGTGGGCATCGACCGCAGCCGGCAGCGCCGCGCGGATCCGGGGTGCCACCGCAGGGTCATCACGGAGACGCCGCAGCGCTCCGATCAGCGCCACCGCGTCGCCGCCTGAGGCCAGCACCATGTTCTCGTCGTCGATGCCGGCCTCGATGTACCCCGTGTAGCGTCCGCACACCGGGATCGCGCCACCGTGCCACGCCGCGATCAGCTTGGTCGGCGGCTTGCTGCGCGGGTCGACTCCGGCTCCATGGGTGCAGAGCACGACGTCCACCTCGGCGAAGTCCTCCCAGCGACCGTCGAGCTCGGTGTCGATGCGCAGCGTGAAGCCGAGCTCCGCCAGAGCAGAGCGGAAGCCGTCGTCAGCCCATGACGGCACGTTGTACGAGTACGCCTTGATCGCGACCGTCTCGAGCCGATCGCCGCGAGCCGGGTCTCTGGGGACGATGCCGCGCTGAGGGAGAAGCGGCAGCACACGCTGGCGGGGGAGGCGGATGCTGGCCCTCGTCGGCATCGCCTCGAGCGTCGTGAACGAGGGCGCGTCGACGCTCAGATACGTGTCCACTCGCAGGACGACCACGCCAGGCAGACGAGGGGCGAGCGCCCGTCGGGCCAGCGCCGCTGCGAGGCGCAGACGCATCCTCGCGGGGATCTGAGGCTGGTGGGCGACGAGCTCCTCCATCGAGGCGACGACCGATGTCGCCCTCGCCGGAATGCTCTCGCCGATTGAGACCGGACGGCCTGCGGCGCGCAGGCGCTGGAACAGCTCGAGGAAGGCGTGGCCGTACGCGGTCAGGTGCAGCCCCGGGGCGTCGTCCGGACTCCACGGCT
It encodes:
- a CDS encoding PqqD family protein, coding for MSDTLHPHPLCGVFDDGAELYVARLPDGPILALDEVSALIWRSAAYGSRADVVARVVEATGEAPEAVRPYIDAFLDDLVSRGLLVVTPGV
- a CDS encoding glycosyltransferase; the encoded protein is MSDHVHFWTRHPEAHEPWSPDDAPGLHLTAYGHAFLELFQRLRAAGRPVSIGESIPARATSVVASMEELVAHQPQIPARMRLRLAAALARRALAPRLPGVVVLRVDTYLSVDAPSFTTLEAMPTRASIRLPRQRVLPLLPQRGIVPRDPARGDRLETVAIKAYSYNVPSWADDGFRSALAELGFTLRIDTELDGRWEDFAEVDVVLCTHGAGVDPRSKPPTKLIAAWHGGAIPVCGRYTGYIEAGIDDENMVLASGGDAVALIGALRRLRDDPAVAPRIRAALPAAVDAHSIGAVLDANWGALTSAPALSRTKLLGSLAIAAPAAAISRVRRLLSGRRG
- a CDS encoding low molecular weight phosphatase family protein: MSAASAPAPRRAQTRRERRRMAAGAVPRILTVCTGNICRSPLAEALLRQRLSDLRVEVHSAGTHALVGHGMTTQTLELAARAGIDGAVAQAHRARYLVEPMLIEADLVLAMTREHRDIVLQMTPGKLRQVVPVREFARLAEAVSDGRIRAAADRGDHVPADRVAHAVALITGMRVTAATADDDVIDPYRQSSKIYEQASAELLPAIAQVERVIRLALE
- a CDS encoding MauE/DoxX family redox-associated membrane protein, with translation MTPALLIGPALLLGAVLIASGALKLRTPADLTEFEQLGVPTALRRPWIAAAHPWGELLLGAVLLVAGGWLGALAALAATLLMAAYLVLVARARRATPDASCACFGSTKRITATTVLRNAWLTLLGALAAVTAWSLPLIGGPLAALGVEGWAWLVVVLAGAATVALVMWPEPADAGNPAPQSSGVGSGIAADDELDYIRSITPAVPVTLADGSTQTLRELSGRKPLLMLAVSATCGSCTSTIESRERWRELLPEVDIRLVLTSAPEHSQLVEHEHPMSMHDSANHVGPSLGYSSTPSAVLFGMDGMLAGGPVSGADAIRDFVGDVYESLHGERPPA
- the lepB gene encoding signal peptidase I produces the protein MSTPAPDAPEDARSADAPDAVKPPLWRRITGSFWFHLVAAFAVTGLLLTFVAKPYVVPSGSMEQTLQVGDRVLVDRLAYVGGDPQKGDVIVFDAGAEWDTGTSPEEPPLKAFARWVGEATGFGPSGRHTLVKRVIGTPGQTVACCSAKGEILVDGEPLDEPYVHDDLAFDQGILDCTTAPRSARCFDEVTVPEGRYLMLGDHRSNSADSAVACRTDDARSDCWRWAEHDGIVGRVGVILWPVPRWSLVR
- a CDS encoding glycosyltransferase → MTGAIVHEWLERFGGAENVVERLNGLFPDARVHALWNDAPDRFSPETVSETWLARTPLRRRKALALPLEPSTWRHLGHSDAEWVLCSSHLFAHHARFAGPARQAPKFVYVHTPARYIWSPELDERGRSLPVRLASPPLRAIDRRRAQEAHSVVANSEAVRERIRRHWNVDAGVIHPPVEVDRFTGEHQLDERDAAVLESLPSEYLLGASRFVSYKRLDLVIRAGAAAGLPVVLAGDGPERDALGQLARELGTEVHVVSRPSHALLVALFRRSVAFVFPAVEDFGIMPVEAMATGTPVIARDVGGTAETVLDGVSGALVPDFSDATVRDAVERVRDLPPRASSLVPASSTLPSSTVGSATGSASEPGGLEGQAGGRSPCRLS
- a CDS encoding nucleotidyltransferase family protein; this translates as MIESAPGAPTSRPTPSVPGRARIALARAAVQVIADGIDVRLLHIKGDAVDPALRPLPRPGSDVDLLADPARIAVLHRALLAHGWRVYSTFRFGSSFEHAQTYTHAIWGYLDLHRRFPGIGLPDQEAFDQLWQDRTQRDACGIPIQTPSIDAQLLILVLNAARSRGRVPEPWSQLDGDGRRRLNSLVARLRAEVAVAALTGGLDRYRRRREHLLWRVTVQGGPRIAEWWGRILAQPTLRGRLRVTAQAPLVNTDRLTRRLGREPRPHEVVVEFFARGVRGVREGVTMLVRKTGRR
- a CDS encoding sugar transferase; the protein is MSLIRAPRAETWLRAFASRLLFTDTLIVVATVFTAQALRFGLSTEDVLPDVGTALEIDIAYTAISVVVAAGWLAALAVYGTRDLKVIGNGSTEYRRVADASLRFFGVLAILAFVFKLQIARGYLLLALPIGIFLLLVSRWAWRNWLAARRQQGGFVRRALVVGEHDKARHVAEQIVREPDSGIVVVGALTDSLEDELSPSIPRVGGFDDVSSAISGIGADTVVFAGSDSISPARLRELGWDLESRRVDLIVAPALTDIAGPRIHARQVAGLPLIHVDYPSFTGIRYATKRAFDIVVSAMLLILLSPVLLTIALLVRRDGHPALFRQQRIGHGGRDFAMIKFRSMTANAEKHLASLLDQNEGNGVLFKMKDDPRITKIGKTLRRYSLDELPQLWNVLRGDMSLVGPRPPLASEVARYGDWMRRRFLVKPGITGLWQVSGRSNLSWDESVRLDLYYVENWSLTTDFLLLWRTVRAVTKADGAY